A genomic region of Oncorhynchus mykiss isolate Arlee chromosome 2, USDA_OmykA_1.1, whole genome shotgun sequence contains the following coding sequences:
- the LOC110536462 gene encoding zinc finger and BTB domain-containing protein 7B-like isoform X2 — protein sequence MSPGEDGLIGIPFPEHSSEILFRLNAQRRAGLLCDLTLTSRGARYPTHRSVMAAVSLYFRGLFGAEEGAEAGGEAGGGGGGGFSVCQLDCVAPDALGALLEFAYTATLTIRSSGMRDVLRGAQLLGIQCVVDACRDILGETAGEVEWETGEERVQAERERRVERGMKKGSRRKIDRRRVTKVESSHHQPLPHRPNINTHQHPSTPPTHPSPVQDGAHSHPSTRPPSPEQDEHPPTTGQNGERKQGRDAGRGSTAVNGGVHWPQECLLAPHPPLPLSDDRLSEDEEEMQGVGNGGVPSFTSAPLVEQEVATGAGGGGRKRKSQTPQQCPVCQKIIHGAGKLPRHMRTHTGEKPFECSTCGVRFTRNDKLKIHMRKHTGERPYPCPHCPARFLHSYDLKNHLSLHSGARPFECPLCHKAFAREDHLQRHRKGLSCLEVRTRARPRRGPGADHGEEGRRVRGGGRGYSPDQLENLALQPHASAFHPRAGMVGLGDGAGGQMLFQKEADGEQAIALLGPHRLPYPGLLWRGLELGVRGVEGEEAGGGHSPALQHARWEEEAEEDEEDE from the exons ATGTCTCCAGGAGAGGACGGTCTGATCGGGATCCCCTTCCCAGAGCACAGCAGCGAGATCCTGTTCCGCCTCAACGCCCAGCGCAGGGCGGGGCTACTCTGTGACCTCACCCTGACCTCGCGGGGTGCCCGCTACCCTACCCACCGCTCTGTCATGGCTGCCGTCAGCCTCTACTTCCGCGGGCTGTTTGGGGCGGAAGAGGGGGCCGAGGCAGGGGGTGAggcggggggaggaggaggaggagggttcagTGTGTGCCAGCTGGACTGTGTCGCGCCCGATGCCCTGGGTGCCCTGCTGGAGTTTGCCTACACGGCCACCCTGACCATCCGCAGCTCTGGCATGAGAGACGTGTTGAGAGGAGCTCAGTTACTGGGGATCCAGTGTGTGGTTGATGCCTGTAGAGACATACTGGGGGAGACGGCGGGGGAGGTAGAGTGGGAGACGGGGGAGGAGAGGGTACaggcggagagggagagaagggtggagagggggatgaagaaaGGCTCCCGGAGGAAGATAGACAGACGGAGAGTCACCAAGGTGGAGTCATCGCACCACCAGCCACTACCTCATCGCCCCAACATTAACACACACCagcacccctccactcctcctacACACCCCTCACCTGTTCAAGACGGGGCCCACTCTCATCCCTCCACCCGACCCCCCAGCCCTGAGCAGGATGAACACCCCCCCACCACGGGACAGAACGGGGAGCGGAAGCAGGGCAGGGATGCAGGGAGAGGGAGTACAGCAGTCAATGGAGGGGTGCACTGGCCTCAGGAGTGCCTCCtcgccccccacccccctcttcccctctcagaTGACAGGCTGTCAGaagacgaggaggagatgcagggAGTGGGGAACGGTGGGGTGCCCAGCTTTACTTCAGCCCCCCTGGTAGAGCAAGAGGTGGCCACAGGGGCAGGAGGAGGGGGTAGGAAGAGGAAGTCTCAGACCCCCCAGCAGTGTCCTGTCTGTCAGAAGATCATCCACGGAGCTGGGAAGCTGCCCAGACACATGAGAACACACACCGGGGAGAAACCATTCGAGTGCTCTACCTGCGGGGTCCGCTTTACCAG gAATGACAAGTTGAAGATCCACATGCGTAAACACACAGGGGAGCGTCCGTACCCTTGCCCCCACTGCCCCGCCCGCTTCCTGCATTCCTACGACCTGAAGAACCACCTGTCTCTCCATAGTGGGGCACGCCCCTTCGAGTGCCCGCTCTGCCACAAGGCCTTCGCCCGCGAGGACCACCTCCAGCGCCACCGCAAGGGCCTCAGCTGCCTGGAGGTCCGTACCCGGGCACGGCCGAGGCGCGGGCCTGGGGCTGACCACGGGGAAGAGGGCAGAagggttagaggaggaggaagagggtatTCTCCAGACCAACTTGAGAATCTGGCCCTGCAGCCCCACGCCTCAGCATTCCACCCCCGTGCTGGGATGGTTGGCCTGGGGGATGGGGCTGGAGGTCAAATGTTGTTCCAGAAGGAGGCTGACGGGGAGCAAGCTATAGCCCTCCTAGGGCCTCACAGGTTACCCTACCCTGGTCTGCTGTGGAGAGGCCTGGAGCTGGGggtgagaggggtggagggggaggaggcagGCGGGGGCCACTCTCCTGCACTTCAGCATGCAagatgggaggaggaggcagaggaggatgaggaagacgaGTGA
- the LOC110536462 gene encoding zinc finger and BTB domain-containing protein 7B-like isoform X1 — MTQTQHRLQSTVPLSAMKAGKVAMSPGEDGLIGIPFPEHSSEILFRLNAQRRAGLLCDLTLTSRGARYPTHRSVMAAVSLYFRGLFGAEEGAEAGGEAGGGGGGGFSVCQLDCVAPDALGALLEFAYTATLTIRSSGMRDVLRGAQLLGIQCVVDACRDILGETAGEVEWETGEERVQAERERRVERGMKKGSRRKIDRRRVTKVESSHHQPLPHRPNINTHQHPSTPPTHPSPVQDGAHSHPSTRPPSPEQDEHPPTTGQNGERKQGRDAGRGSTAVNGGVHWPQECLLAPHPPLPLSDDRLSEDEEEMQGVGNGGVPSFTSAPLVEQEVATGAGGGGRKRKSQTPQQCPVCQKIIHGAGKLPRHMRTHTGEKPFECSTCGVRFTRNDKLKIHMRKHTGERPYPCPHCPARFLHSYDLKNHLSLHSGARPFECPLCHKAFAREDHLQRHRKGLSCLEVRTRARPRRGPGADHGEEGRRVRGGGRGYSPDQLENLALQPHASAFHPRAGMVGLGDGAGGQMLFQKEADGEQAIALLGPHRLPYPGLLWRGLELGVRGVEGEEAGGGHSPALQHARWEEEAEEDEEDE; from the exons GTGGCAATGTCTCCAGGAGAGGACGGTCTGATCGGGATCCCCTTCCCAGAGCACAGCAGCGAGATCCTGTTCCGCCTCAACGCCCAGCGCAGGGCGGGGCTACTCTGTGACCTCACCCTGACCTCGCGGGGTGCCCGCTACCCTACCCACCGCTCTGTCATGGCTGCCGTCAGCCTCTACTTCCGCGGGCTGTTTGGGGCGGAAGAGGGGGCCGAGGCAGGGGGTGAggcggggggaggaggaggaggagggttcagTGTGTGCCAGCTGGACTGTGTCGCGCCCGATGCCCTGGGTGCCCTGCTGGAGTTTGCCTACACGGCCACCCTGACCATCCGCAGCTCTGGCATGAGAGACGTGTTGAGAGGAGCTCAGTTACTGGGGATCCAGTGTGTGGTTGATGCCTGTAGAGACATACTGGGGGAGACGGCGGGGGAGGTAGAGTGGGAGACGGGGGAGGAGAGGGTACaggcggagagggagagaagggtggagagggggatgaagaaaGGCTCCCGGAGGAAGATAGACAGACGGAGAGTCACCAAGGTGGAGTCATCGCACCACCAGCCACTACCTCATCGCCCCAACATTAACACACACCagcacccctccactcctcctacACACCCCTCACCTGTTCAAGACGGGGCCCACTCTCATCCCTCCACCCGACCCCCCAGCCCTGAGCAGGATGAACACCCCCCCACCACGGGACAGAACGGGGAGCGGAAGCAGGGCAGGGATGCAGGGAGAGGGAGTACAGCAGTCAATGGAGGGGTGCACTGGCCTCAGGAGTGCCTCCtcgccccccacccccctcttcccctctcagaTGACAGGCTGTCAGaagacgaggaggagatgcagggAGTGGGGAACGGTGGGGTGCCCAGCTTTACTTCAGCCCCCCTGGTAGAGCAAGAGGTGGCCACAGGGGCAGGAGGAGGGGGTAGGAAGAGGAAGTCTCAGACCCCCCAGCAGTGTCCTGTCTGTCAGAAGATCATCCACGGAGCTGGGAAGCTGCCCAGACACATGAGAACACACACCGGGGAGAAACCATTCGAGTGCTCTACCTGCGGGGTCCGCTTTACCAG gAATGACAAGTTGAAGATCCACATGCGTAAACACACAGGGGAGCGTCCGTACCCTTGCCCCCACTGCCCCGCCCGCTTCCTGCATTCCTACGACCTGAAGAACCACCTGTCTCTCCATAGTGGGGCACGCCCCTTCGAGTGCCCGCTCTGCCACAAGGCCTTCGCCCGCGAGGACCACCTCCAGCGCCACCGCAAGGGCCTCAGCTGCCTGGAGGTCCGTACCCGGGCACGGCCGAGGCGCGGGCCTGGGGCTGACCACGGGGAAGAGGGCAGAagggttagaggaggaggaagagggtatTCTCCAGACCAACTTGAGAATCTGGCCCTGCAGCCCCACGCCTCAGCATTCCACCCCCGTGCTGGGATGGTTGGCCTGGGGGATGGGGCTGGAGGTCAAATGTTGTTCCAGAAGGAGGCTGACGGGGAGCAAGCTATAGCCCTCCTAGGGCCTCACAGGTTACCCTACCCTGGTCTGCTGTGGAGAGGCCTGGAGCTGGGggtgagaggggtggagggggaggaggcagGCGGGGGCCACTCTCCTGCACTTCAGCATGCAagatgggaggaggaggcagaggaggatgaggaagacgaGTGA